From the Alkalibacter rhizosphaerae genome, one window contains:
- a CDS encoding S1 RNA-binding domain-containing protein has product MPFEVNQVVEGVVKSITNFGAFIDLGGKTGLVHISEVADGYVKEISDYLKQNDTVKVKIISISEGKIGLSIRQAQPKKEEAPRAPKPSNYRKSAPVNTAPVTIEDKISQFLKDSDERQQALKKSAKKGKNKSFNR; this is encoded by the coding sequence ATGCCATTTGAGGTAAATCAAGTTGTTGAGGGCGTAGTAAAGAGCATCACAAATTTTGGAGCATTCATTGATTTGGGTGGAAAGACCGGTCTGGTGCACATATCGGAAGTAGCAGACGGGTACGTAAAGGAGATCTCCGATTATTTGAAGCAAAACGATACGGTGAAGGTGAAGATCATTTCCATCTCCGAAGGAAAGATCGGCTTGTCCATTCGCCAGGCACAACCAAAGAAAGAGGAAGCTCCACGTGCACCAAAACCCAGCAATTATAGAAAAAGTGCGCCTGTAAACACGGCTCCGGTCACCATCGAGGATAAAATCAGCCAGTTTTTGAAAGACAGCGACGAACGGCAGCAAGCGTTGAAAAAGAGTGCAAAAAAAGGAAAAAACAAATCATTCAATCGTTAA
- a CDS encoding FtsB family cell division protein yields the protein MKKKRRKTNKSTFLIVFLLGGYFLYSLVSTELQLHQLKSQRDQLNMQIVVEQEKSDRLSQELEQMHTDDYMETLARRYFGLVYPHEKIIIEVEPNEDIINN from the coding sequence GTGAAAAAGAAAAGAAGAAAAACCAACAAATCGACTTTCCTGATCGTATTCTTGCTTGGAGGCTATTTTCTGTATAGCCTTGTTTCCACAGAGTTGCAGCTGCACCAGTTGAAGAGCCAGCGGGATCAGTTGAACATGCAGATCGTGGTCGAGCAGGAAAAATCGGATCGATTGAGTCAGGAGTTGGAGCAGATGCATACCGATGATTATATGGAAACCTTGGCCAGGCGCTACTTCGGTCTGGTCTATCCTCATGAGAAGATTATTATAGAAGTAGAGCCGAATGAAGACATTATAAACAACTAA
- the purD gene encoding phosphoribosylamine--glycine ligase, translated as MKILVIGSGGREHALVWKLQQSPKVEKIYCAPGNAGTSAMAENVDINVEDLESLANFAQNNKVDLTVVGPELPLVLGITDLFQERGLTVFGPNRECAQFEGSKAYTKKFLEKHAIPTAAYKEFHQLEEALDAVDDFGYPLVVKADGLAAGKGVIIAQNRKEAVEALEDMMAKSVFGASGERVVLEEFLEGTEASVLCFVDGKRIVPMESARDYKRIGDKDEGPNTGGMGTYSPNQLFNEDFQVVMEREILRPIEKGFMEEGLDFRGVLFIGLMIKDDQPKVLEFNVRFGDPETESVLMRMDCDLVDVMGKVLKGDLSKDDLAWKKEAAACVVLASGGYPDQYEKGMEILGLDQVEDVVVFHCGTKILDQKTVTNGGRVLAVTALGADLETARDTVYREIPKISFNGMQYRTDIGQME; from the coding sequence ATGAAAATTTTGGTGATCGGTTCCGGTGGAAGAGAGCACGCCCTGGTTTGGAAACTCCAACAAAGTCCCAAGGTGGAGAAAATCTATTGTGCGCCGGGGAATGCAGGAACGTCCGCCATGGCGGAAAATGTAGATATCAACGTGGAAGACCTGGAGTCACTGGCGAATTTCGCACAGAACAACAAGGTGGATCTGACGGTGGTGGGTCCTGAACTGCCACTGGTCTTGGGAATCACAGACCTGTTTCAGGAAAGGGGCTTGACTGTTTTCGGACCAAACAGGGAATGCGCCCAGTTTGAAGGAAGCAAAGCCTACACGAAAAAGTTTTTAGAAAAGCACGCCATTCCTACAGCGGCTTACAAGGAGTTCCATCAGCTGGAAGAAGCCCTGGATGCTGTGGATGACTTCGGCTATCCCCTGGTGGTGAAAGCCGACGGACTGGCGGCCGGCAAAGGGGTCATCATCGCCCAAAACCGGAAGGAAGCCGTAGAGGCTCTGGAAGACATGATGGCAAAGTCGGTATTTGGCGCTTCTGGAGAAAGGGTGGTACTGGAAGAATTTTTGGAAGGAACGGAAGCATCCGTCCTGTGCTTTGTGGATGGCAAGCGGATCGTGCCAATGGAAAGCGCCAGAGATTACAAGCGGATCGGGGACAAGGATGAAGGACCCAACACGGGAGGCATGGGGACCTATTCACCCAACCAGCTTTTCAACGAGGACTTTCAAGTCGTGATGGAAAGGGAGATCCTCCGACCCATTGAAAAAGGGTTTATGGAAGAGGGATTGGATTTCCGGGGTGTATTGTTCATCGGTTTGATGATCAAGGACGACCAGCCGAAAGTTTTGGAGTTCAATGTCCGTTTTGGCGATCCGGAAACGGAGTCCGTATTGATGCGAATGGATTGCGATTTGGTGGATGTGATGGGAAAGGTCCTCAAGGGGGATCTGTCCAAGGATGATCTGGCGTGGAAAAAAGAAGCTGCCGCCTGTGTCGTTCTTGCTTCCGGAGGATATCCGGATCAGTACGAAAAGGGAATGGAAATCTTGGGGTTGGACCAGGTGGAAGACGTGGTGGTTTTTCACTGCGGTACCAAGATCCTGGATCAAAAGACGGTCACCAACGGCGGTCGGGTCCTGGCAGTCACGGCATTGGGAGCCGATTTGGAGACGGCAAGAGATACCGTATATAGGGAAATTCCCAAAATTTCTTTCAATGGGATGCAATACCGGACAGATATCGGCCAAATGGAGTAA
- the purH gene encoding bifunctional phosphoribosylaminoimidazolecarboxamide formyltransferase/IMP cyclohydrolase, producing the protein MMRALISVSDKTGIVDFAKELQALGVDMISTGGTASLLREEGMDVKDVSQITNFPECLDGRVKTLHPMVHGGILAVRKDPDHQQTLKELEIDPIDLVVVNLYPFKKTILKEGCTMEEAIENIDIGGPTMLRSAAKNHNDVVVVTDPADYEEVILQLKDQGKVDQQTRFRLARKVFAHTASYDAMIVDYLDEQAGDASYGSTKTVTFEKVQDLRYGENPHQKAAFYKDVVNTRGTLVEAEQLHGKELSYNNINDTNSALELLKEFYNEPAVVAVKHANPCGVGCGKTIGEAFEKAYEGDPVAIFGGIVATNQVVDEGTAARISELFIEVLVAPGYDAKALEVLKGKKNIRLLQLENITSPYKGYEVKKVMGGVLFQDTDGSLLGDELEVVTKRQPTAKEMEDLMFAWKVVKHAKSNAISIAKDKMLVANGPGQVSRIASLQNAVRQGGEKVKNAVLASDAYFPFSDSVEAAFGAGITAIIQPGGSVKDNDSIALCDRYGIAMVFTGMRHFKH; encoded by the coding sequence TGCAGGCTTTGGGAGTGGATATGATCTCCACGGGAGGAACGGCTTCCCTGTTGCGGGAGGAAGGCATGGATGTAAAGGACGTCAGCCAGATCACCAATTTCCCGGAGTGCCTGGATGGAAGGGTCAAGACCCTTCACCCCATGGTCCATGGCGGCATTTTGGCAGTACGCAAGGATCCGGACCATCAACAAACCTTGAAAGAACTGGAGATCGACCCCATCGACCTGGTGGTGGTCAATTTGTATCCTTTTAAAAAGACCATCTTGAAAGAAGGATGCACCATGGAGGAAGCCATTGAGAACATCGATATCGGCGGTCCCACCATGCTGCGCTCCGCTGCGAAAAATCACAATGATGTCGTGGTGGTCACGGACCCGGCCGACTATGAAGAAGTGATCCTGCAATTGAAAGACCAGGGGAAGGTGGACCAGCAGACCCGTTTTCGCCTGGCGAGAAAGGTTTTTGCCCATACGGCCTCCTATGATGCCATGATCGTGGATTATCTGGATGAACAAGCCGGGGATGCGTCCTACGGATCCACGAAAACCGTCACTTTCGAGAAGGTACAGGATCTTCGCTATGGAGAAAACCCCCATCAGAAAGCCGCTTTTTATAAAGATGTGGTCAATACAAGGGGGACCCTGGTGGAAGCGGAACAACTTCATGGGAAAGAGTTGTCCTACAACAACATCAACGACACCAACAGTGCCTTGGAACTTTTGAAGGAATTCTACAACGAACCTGCGGTGGTGGCTGTCAAACACGCCAATCCTTGCGGCGTGGGATGTGGCAAGACCATTGGGGAGGCTTTTGAGAAAGCCTACGAAGGAGATCCGGTGGCCATCTTTGGAGGGATCGTCGCCACCAATCAGGTGGTGGATGAAGGGACGGCGGCCAGGATCTCGGAATTGTTTATTGAAGTATTGGTGGCCCCCGGTTACGATGCAAAAGCATTGGAGGTCTTGAAAGGGAAGAAGAACATTCGGCTGCTGCAGCTGGAAAACATCACTAGTCCTTACAAAGGGTACGAGGTCAAAAAAGTGATGGGTGGGGTCCTTTTTCAGGATACGGATGGATCCCTTCTGGGAGACGAACTGGAAGTGGTCACCAAACGTCAGCCAACTGCAAAGGAAATGGAAGATCTGATGTTTGCCTGGAAAGTGGTGAAGCATGCCAAGTCCAACGCCATCAGCATCGCAAAGGATAAAATGCTGGTAGCAAACGGTCCAGGACAAGTCAGCAGGATCGCATCCCTGCAAAATGCCGTTCGACAGGGCGGCGAAAAGGTGAAAAACGCCGTATTGGCCTCCGACGCCTATTTCCCCTTTTCCGACTCGGTGGAGGCGGCTTTTGGGGCAGGGATCACGGCCATCATCCAACCTGGGGGATCGGTAAAGGACAATGATTCCATTGCACTATGTGATCGTTACGGCATTGCCATGGTGTTCACCGGCATGCGACATTTCAAGCATTGA